The proteins below are encoded in one region of Oryzias melastigma strain HK-1 linkage group LG9, ASM292280v2, whole genome shotgun sequence:
- the LOC112148302 gene encoding interleukin-1 beta: MESKMTCSKSDMYRMKMSHGLHLEISHHPLTMRSVVNLIIAIDRLKAGRMEEVIGTDFRDENLLNVMLESILEERHVAERSSAPSQFSRTGEYQCSVTDRQKRSLVLVKNSMKLLAVMLQGGSDSRKVQLNMSTYLHRDRTPEARPVALGIKDTKLYLSCHQDGDKPTLFLEEVEDNSSLSTIGQESENVRFLFYKQDTGGNLSTLTSARYPGWYISTATVDSEPVEMCQESDSRFRNFHIRQS, encoded by the exons ATGGAATCTAAGATGACGTGCAGCAAGAGCGACATGTACCGCATGAAGATGTCCCACGGACTGCATTTGgagatttcccatcatcctctcaCCATGAGGAGCGTGGTCAACCTCATCATCGCCATCGACCGGCTGAAGGCCGGCAGGATGGAGGAGGTGATCGGCACCGACTTCAGGGACGAGAACCTTCTCAACGTCATGCTGGAGAGCATCTTGGAAG AGCGACACGTTGCTGAAAGATCCTCCGCTCCGAGCCAGTTCAGCAGAACCGGCGAGTACCAGTGCAGTGTGACGGACAGGCAGAAGAGGAGCCTGGTTCTGGTCAAGAACAGCATGAAGCTGCTGGCCGTGATGCTGCAGGGAGGCAGCGACAGCCGCAAAG TTCAGCTGAACATGTCCACTTACCTCCACCGCGACCGCACTCCTGAGGCCAGACCGGTGGCTCTGGGCATCAAGGACACCAAACTCTACCTGTCCTGCCACCAGGATGGAGACAAGCCCACCCTGTTCCTGGAG GAGGTGGAGGACAACAGCAGCCTGTCCACCATCGGTCAGGAGAGCGAGAACGTGCGCTTCCTCTTCTACAAGCAGGACACCGGGGGAAACCTCAGCACCCTCACGTCCGCCCGCTACCCCGGCTGGTACATCAGCACGGCGACGGTGGACAGCGAGCCCGTGGAGATGTGCCAAGAGAGCGACAGTCGCTTCAGGAACTTCCACATCCGTCAGAGCTAG